One window of the Labilibaculum sp. genome contains the following:
- a CDS encoding histidine kinase encodes MAKILSISDKKISVGLHVIAWIIIISIPFYLNSAFDSSDRHHLYQFYVHTLSAGFIFYVSYLWLIPSFFLQDRKVSYLVILSGLILGTYFLTSYINDTILFDSVQNAKFQEVMKKLTEDNNIRPPMKAFGIYNHILVSFLISGFAMGLGVMKKLKQNEEKQKELEKEKLNSELAFLKNQVSPHFFFNTLNNIYSLIGIDGSTAQESVLKLSKLMRYLLYESEHGETLMSHEIDFMSNYIDLMKLRLSSRVELQIEFPKDYTDFSIPPLLFVPFVENAFKHGLSYRDRSFITIGMEIEDDQIHFYCENSVGQRGRVDDLQYSGIGLENVKKRLNLLFPDQYDLKISNNEPTFKVDLHIKKLTT; translated from the coding sequence ATGGCTAAAATTTTAAGCATATCTGATAAAAAAATCAGCGTAGGATTGCATGTTATTGCCTGGATTATAATTATCAGTATTCCATTCTATTTAAATAGTGCTTTTGACTCAAGTGACAGGCATCATTTGTATCAATTTTATGTGCATACTCTTTCTGCAGGATTTATTTTTTATGTTAGCTATCTTTGGTTGATACCAAGTTTTTTTCTTCAGGATAGAAAAGTAAGTTATCTTGTTATCCTTTCCGGATTGATTCTGGGGACCTACTTTTTGACTTCCTATATTAATGATACGATTCTTTTTGATTCGGTTCAGAATGCCAAATTTCAGGAAGTCATGAAAAAATTGACCGAAGACAATAATATACGGCCTCCGATGAAGGCTTTCGGGATTTATAACCACATTCTGGTTTCGTTTCTGATTTCGGGTTTTGCAATGGGGCTTGGTGTGATGAAAAAATTGAAACAGAATGAAGAAAAACAAAAGGAGCTTGAAAAGGAAAAACTAAACTCGGAACTGGCCTTCCTGAAAAATCAGGTTAGTCCGCACTTTTTCTTCAATACCCTAAATAATATTTACTCGCTAATTGGTATTGACGGGTCAACGGCACAGGAATCGGTGCTGAAACTTTCGAAATTGATGCGATATCTGCTTTACGAATCGGAACATGGCGAAACGCTAATGAGTCACGAAATAGATTTTATGAGCAATTACATCGATCTGATGAAGCTTAGGCTGAGTTCCAGAGTGGAATTACAGATCGAATTCCCGAAAGACTATACTGATTTTTCGATCCCACCATTACTTTTTGTTCCATTTGTCGAGAATGCTTTTAAGCATGGATTGAGTTACCGCGACCGTTCATTCATTACTATTGGAATGGAAATTGAGGATGACCAGATTCATTTTTATTGTGAAAACAGTGTTGGGCAAAGAGGTCGGGTGGATGATTTGCAATACTCGGGTATAGGTCTTGAAAATGTAAAAAAGAGGCTGAATCTTCTATTTCCCGATCAATACGATTTAAAAATCAGCAACAATGAACCAACTTTCAAGGTCGATCTGCACATTAAAAAATTGACAACATGA
- a CDS encoding LytTR family DNA-binding domain-containing protein, translated as MKLRAIVIDDEPLALSLVSEYIKKTPFLELVGEFDHPLDAIDFLSLQPVDLIFVDIQMPDLTGIEFTRSLEGAHKIIFTTAYEKYALEGFKLNALDYLLKPFSYEEFLKAARKAHKQCELEMDAQPIIQSNSQFLFLKSEYKIRRINFNDILFIEGLKDYIKVHTIENEKPILSLNSMKSLEQKLPKNRFMRVHRSYIVNLDKIDTIERSRIIFGKTYIPVSDMYKERFQEYLDKNFL; from the coding sequence ATGAAATTGAGAGCTATTGTTATCGACGATGAACCGCTTGCCCTTAGTTTAGTGAGCGAATACATTAAGAAAACACCTTTTCTGGAATTGGTTGGTGAATTTGATCATCCGCTGGATGCGATTGATTTTTTATCGTTGCAACCGGTCGATTTAATTTTTGTTGACATACAAATGCCTGATTTGACAGGGATTGAATTTACACGAAGTCTTGAAGGTGCGCATAAAATTATTTTTACAACTGCTTACGAGAAGTACGCTCTTGAAGGTTTTAAATTAAATGCGCTTGATTATCTACTGAAGCCGTTTAGCTATGAAGAATTTCTTAAAGCGGCCAGAAAAGCGCATAAACAATGTGAATTGGAAATGGATGCACAACCAATCATTCAATCCAACAGTCAGTTTTTGTTCCTTAAGTCGGAGTATAAAATCCGTCGGATTAATTTTAATGATATTTTATTCATCGAGGGGTTAAAAGATTACATTAAAGTTCATACGATAGAAAATGAGAAACCAATTTTATCGCTCAATTCAATGAAGTCACTTGAACAAAAATTGCCGAAAAACAGATTTATGCGTGTTCACCGGTCGTATATTGTTAATCTTGATAAAATTGACACTATAGAGCGCAGCCGTATTATTTTTGGAAAGACATACATACCGGTGAGTGATATGTATAAAGAGAGATTTCAGGAATATTTGGATAAGAATTTTTTATAA